One Aegilops tauschii subsp. strangulata cultivar AL8/78 chromosome 2, Aet v6.0, whole genome shotgun sequence genomic window, AACAATACCCTAATTTTCATTTACCAAAAAGTACTGAATATAAGTTGAGTTCTCTGTTCCTCCGAAAACATGTTTTGGATAGTTCCGGCATGCATGGAAGATCACAAAATTAGAGGATTCTGTTTCCGTATAACCTCGGGCGGCTCTGGCCCAAACATACATCTTATAAGCGATCCAGTCGACGAACCCTAGCTAGCAAAAAACGTTGGTTATCCATCGAGCGACATGTCAAGCAGGAAGGTTCCCCGTCTAGCCGCGCCACCGACAACTCCGCAGGCCCTAGCTGGTGTGTACCAAGACGACAAGCCGTCGGAGCATCGGATTGCCCGGACCGTCGGGGACAAACTTTTCGGCGGAGCGATGTCAAACACAAAGGTTCTCCatcgcgccccaccgccgccgacTCCATACGCCCAGGTCGCCGTGTACCAAGACGTCGAGCCATTGAAGCATCGGGCCGAAGGGGCGCCGGCCGCACCAACCAACGGCAGTTTGGTCCTCAAGACGCACTGTGAGTTCCCGACCCTCAGGAGGGGCGCGTCCCGGGACAAGTTCACGGTGCTCGTGCACGCAAGGGCGCCAGCCGACGTGCCGCACGCACCGCTCGACCTCGTTACCGTGCTAGACGTCAGCGGCATCATGGAGGGTCAGAAGCTGGCGCTGCTGAAGCAGGCCATGGGATTCGTCATCGACCAACTCGGCCCCGACGACCGCCTGTCTATGGTGTCCTTCTTCGGGGAGGCGACCCGCCTGATCCCTCTCACGCGTATGACGGTCGTGGGGAAGGGCTCGGCCAAGCTCGCGGTTGAGGGCATTGTCGTCCGATGGACGGGCACCAACCTCGACGAGGGCCTCCGTATGGGTGCCCAGGTTCTCGCCGGATGCCGGCACAAGAGCGTCGTCGCCAGTATGATCCTTCTCTCCGACGGTGTGTATGCGGACACGTTCATCCCGCTAGGCATCATAAAGAATGGCGGTGCCAAGGACTACATGACGCTCGTGTCGCCGTTGTTCATGCACGTCGGCACCCGGCCTGGGCCGATCCACACGTTTGGTCTCGGCACCTACATCGACGCCGTGGTGATGCACAGCATCGCGAAGGCCACCGGCGGAACCTTCTCCTTCATTGAGAATCAGGCAGGGATCAAGGAGTCGTTCGCGCAGTGCATCGGCGGGCTCCTCTCGGTCGCCGTGCAGGAGGCGCGCATCTCCGTGACGTGCCTGCACCGTGGCGTGCGCGTCCTGGAGT contains:
- the LOC109745608 gene encoding uncharacterized protein → MSSRKVPRLAAPPTTPQALAGVYQDDKPSEHRIARTVGDKLFGGAMSNTKVLHRAPPPPTPYAQVAVYQDVEPLKHRAEGAPAAPTNGSLVLKTHCEFPTLRRGASRDKFTVLVHARAPADVPHAPLDLVTVLDVSGIMEGQKLALLKQAMGFVIDQLGPDDRLSMVSFFGEATRLIPLTRMTVVGKGSAKLAVEGIVVRWTGTNLDEGLRMGAQVLAGCRHKSVVASMILLSDGVYADTFIPLGIIKNGGAKDYMTLVSPLFMHVGTRPGPIHTFGLGTYIDAVVMHSIAKATGGTFSFIENQAGIKESFAQCIGGLLSVAVQEARISVTCLHRGVRVLELKSGSYINHMGTDGRAASIDVGELYGGEDRRFLVLMHVPRVRPTESVTRLVKVSCTYKDAATAQVAHVAAPAAVIKRLLELELAEIPAPSIEVERECVRLAATQDMAAAQVAAEGAEYACAVRILDSQLKTVEKSAPGAAGDPTCEVLKEELRDLTARVRGPLEYLRTGRACLLAGMSSHAQQRASASTNSKARAYLTPKMEEMVKVSREQSRKRGSS